The window TTTCCATGTCAAGCATCGTAAGAGACACAGAAAGTTCACAGGGCCAGGTCTGGCTTACACCTGTTGAAGCGGACGACCAGCTACAACACTAGAGTAGCATATATTCACACTCGAAGCTTTGATTGGGTGCTCACATGTCGACGACGACGTTGACACGTGTGTGCGCTCGCTGTCGCAAACGATCCATCCAACGTCGACGCAAACACTTACGTGATCTGAAATCTGAACATCCAATCAATGAGTAGTGGATGTTTTGCAGAAAATTATTGAAGACTTTGCTTCCAGAGGTTTGCCACAACACCCTACTCTGAACAGCATGCCTTGTCCGGTGCTCCAGTATGCAAATGACACCCTGGTTGTATTGAAAGGAGAATCTTTTTTTGAAGGGTATTGAAAGGAGAATTTAACGAAGCCAGGCTTCTGAAGGAGGTTTTGGATGCTTTTGCAAACACCAAGGGGCTGCCCATCAATATTGATGATACTGATATAGTTGCCATATCTCAAGTGTCAACAGATCAAGTAAACAATTCTGAGTTTTAAGAGATCAAGTAAAAAACAATTCTACCCATAAGCAATGATGATGCTGTGGTTAGCTTTACATAACTAGAAATGTGACGTCTTTTAGATCTACTAAATCACCATTGTGTTCATCTTCCTGGCCCACATCCTTCACTTGCAGtttgttcatatatatatttATGAAGGATAAGTGTTGCATCAGTAGCTTTCAGGAAACATCAAAGCAATCCAAAACCTCCTTGGAACTGAGATAGATATAGGGGATCAGGTAATACATAACCAGATGGAGTCTCAAGGAGCCTATGGAACATTCTCCGCGGCGAGGCTAAACCAGAAATATTTTTCTTGAGTTTGCCCCTAAGCAAGGCTTAACCATATAAAGTTGTTCTTTCTCTAGCTCGAGGTCAGACCTTCCTTTGTATCCCATGGCGGAAACCTACAGCCATTCATGTCTGGTATGTCTCCATAATCGAGCAATTCATGTCTGGGTTATGCTTTGGTTTCCAGTTTGTTGTTGCTCTCAACTGATAGTACTTACGCTCTGTTCCAGTTTGATTTAAACTgccaaaacgtcttatatttaggaacggaggttgTACTACTTGAGAAATTGTTTTTCTGTACTGTGATAGTCAGAGGGATTATCTCAGTCTTATAGCTCTGAACTAATGGTACTCTAGCAATTATTGCTCCTGCTACCtcagtactccctccatcccataatgtaagacgttgttttgacactacactagtgtcaaaaaagaGGGAGTACCTTAGTACTTCACACATTTTCTAATATACGCACTGTTTGTACTCACATATAAGATTCATTGGCCTGAATTAGTGAATTGGTTATTCTTGATTGCTCTGAATTGTTATTGTTTTATGACCTTCTAAAGGTGCCGTTCCAAGCTCCATTCAACGCTAAATGTTCACAAATAAACCAACAGTTACAGTTTTATTTTGCTTCCAAAGTGGGCTAGCCTATTTTGTAGTGGTCCAAAATAAATAAGTAGACCAATACGCCAAAATGTTACAAACAGATTTGGTCCTTGAATCTGTCTGTCATCATCCTATTTGCAATGCACCTGTTGTGGTAAAACCTGTAGGTAGCCGTACTGCCATGATTTTGTCCAAAATTGTCATCTTTGAATATATTGGTCATCGTTTTATGGTATATGGAGAATGATGTTCTCTGATTTGCAAAGTTAAATTCATAAAAGGAGTCACATTCATATTATAGAATATTAGTTTAGCTTTAGCACATGGATGTCATTCTTTTTGTACCATATGTGGTGCAAATTAGATGTCGGTGATCCGAACTGTCTCCTACGGGAGCATTTCATTTTACTTTAGATGGGAAACGATTAAGTCTGGAAAGGCATAAGTACATGTAAACAAGGATGAGGCGTTTAGTTTTTTTGAGTTCCCAGTTGTAACTGGTCAGCAGATCGAATTGTGGCCATTGTCAGGTGACGATCGTGTCTTCCTTTTTTCGTAAGACGATGATTTTCTTCAACTTCATTGTTTCATCATCCACTCTGATGGTGTAATGTTCCGTCACCCTATTTGTGATAGGTCACATTACTCAAGGTAGACCAAGCCTCTGTGCGATCTAAATTTGTTCCGCAACCGCTTTATAAACCCATTTTTGATTCTGACTTGCTACTGTCTGAGAAAAGAGTGGTCATTACTCAACTTCAAGTCTGTAAATACACTACTGCCCTATATTTACATTTCTTCTCTTTATGTGCATATCAGTCCTTTGTTCTGTCTGCAACAGGTTACTGCCAATTATGAAGATACCCAGGAGAAAAACTACTCAAAGAGGGCTTTATTTAATCTTTTCGCTTACATTCGAGGATTTTTACAGTAATGCCTTTAGACCATATATAAATATTCTTTTTCATTGGCCAAATGCTCAAATATGTGTACATGTATCGTTTTGTCAAACTTTGACAACCATAGCTCAAACATGTGGACCCCACCAGTCATAAAAGCCCGTCAAAACGCAGCAGTGACCAGACCATGCCCCTAAATCAGTCGGGTTTTTTTTAAATCCACAATATCAGTGGCTATGTGATTTTTTTTAGGGTGGCTATGTGTTGTATTTGCCGcaaaaatgtttttttatttACTCATCATATCCCCTCAATTGGTTCCATAAGCTTTTTCGAAAAGATATGACCACTATTTGACTCCCTCTTCGTTCCCTTTTGGGGCAGCTTGTCAATTCCTAACATGTTACGTTATGTACAAAatacttattttattttggtgCAAGTGATAGCAAAAGTATATACTGCATTTGCATGAACAGAAAATGCACTTGTTTAGGACTAGATCAATGGATTGATTCTGAAAACTCAAGGACTAGAACTAATTCGGTCCAACCACGAACGAAATCGCGCAATTTTATTTGTCTTTACAAGAAACATATACAGAACAAGAGTTCTACTAGTACCTACCTACCTACAAGGTTGATGTCTCTCATGGTGCGTGCCTGCCCCCATCCCCATGGTGGTCGTCTTCAGTTACCAGGCTCTGCCGCTGCCAGCCTCCATGTTATCCAACGCTCGGCCATTGGTTCTCATCTCCATGGAGGCAACATATTGTACCATGGACAGATCATGCGGCGGCACCGACTGATGGGTATCTGTTGTTCCTTGGTTCTCAGTTTCCGGGTTCGGATTGTGGTGCCGGAATGCATGAGGCCACAGCCCTGAAACAGAACAGGTAACATTCCACTTCAGTTATACTGTAGTTGCGAAAAAGGGCTTCATTTATGTACATCCGACAATGGCGGAAACAAAGAGCAGTGGCATTATGTATGCACTAACAATCCAGAACAAATGTACTCATGTGGATGTGGtggttgctttatatataaagcggggcgaaaatCTATTTCGTTAATCCAGGATAAATTGTAAATGTACCGTGTTTGCTAGCCGGATGCGGGAAGAACTGCAGATAGCAGAACGAAGCAACTACCAGCCCTGCAGAGATACACCCACATGATCAGCGGTCTGTCAGTGCGATCTTCAAGAGATGGAGACACTACTGAACTTATAACGGCTCTGATGGAGTTGGAACGTACCAAGGATTCCACCGGCAAACACATCCTGCCAGTGGTGCCAGTAGTCTGCGACCCGTGACACGCCGACCATCGCAGCGAAGAGCAGCGGCAGGATCACGATGCAGAGCTTGGCAATGTGTCCGCCCCGGTCAAACACCCTGATCTTGCCGGCAAGGTACCACGACAGGAAGCCCAGCCCGGCAAAGGACCCTGCATTCCATACCAGATGTACACGAGGAAACTATCAGATCGAActggttttttttttttttgccaaGGGGGAAGTGATTTAGAAAGATAACCAGTTCGTGCTACAGTACAACTCAAACAAGTTCAGATGGTCTTCAGAATTGCAGATGGTGGCCAAGCTTACATGAAGTGTGGCCACTGGGGAAGCTCTTGTGCCCTTCTTTGATGACTTTTGCGTCTCCGTGGCATATGACTTGTCGCGTGACCGCCTTGTAGTTCTGAAAAGGCAATTGGATTCAGCATGGCAAATGTTGAAGAAATGGAAAGCTCTGAAGAAGCAATTAGGAAGAGAGCTCACCGGCACCCCGTCAGGAAAGCAGCGATAGTAGAAGTTGGGGCGAGGCCGGCCGACGCCGTCCTTGATGGCGTCGGTGAGGACGCCGGTGATGAGCACGGAGAACAGCAGGCCTGCAAATTTCCCCACACATCTTTCAGAACTGATGACAAGAGCGGTGTTCTGACTAAACTGACGCAGTTGCAGGCTGCTGCAGCACAACAATTAATGGTAGCACCGCAAGGATAACCTGCCTAGTATGGCGTGGTGCAGGTCGTAGGCATTCTTCTTCTTGACATAGATGGCGGCGAAGATGAGCATCGGCAGGATGACGGCGTATATCTGCATCCGTCCACCGCCGTCGCCGGCGAGCAAGGTCCGGTCAATGGAGGAAAAAGAAGAAATTTTGCAGATAAGGCAGGGAGTCAGGTGGATGGGGAACCTACCGGGACGGCCCAGACGGGGATGGTGTTGGGCTTCATGGGGTAGCGGAGGTCGTCCATCATGAACTCGGCGACGAAGCGGTGGAAGGGCGTGATGAGGTTGAGCACGACCTCGATggcggcgaggaggagcagcACGATCCAGTCGTACATGTGCCGCCGCGCCATCTTGGCCCCGTGGGTCCGGAGGTACGGGGGCGGCACCCCCAGCTGGAtgggcgccgccgccgctcccggtCCCGGTGGCGGCATCTTGGTCTCCGGCGCGGGCAGGAGGGGCGATTCGATGGATTCGCCGGGCGGATCCCCTGGCGAGCCTGCGTTTTCCATCCGAGATTAGCGCTAGGGGAGTGGGACTGGATTCGTGGACAGGGCATGTGCAGCGAGACAGACGGAGACCGCAAGTGCGTAGATGACAGGTGCAGTGACGACAGGTACTCACGGGAGGGCGAACGAAGCGCGGAGGTTCCTCCTGCCGGAGCCGGCGGTCCGAAGTCGACGGCGGCTTCAGGGGCGAGCaccaccaccgcctcctcctcctcctgctgctgctccttCGCTGCAGGGGAAGCGGCCGCGAgctgaacggcggcgagcacgggGTGGCACCAGGCTCGATGTCCTGCCTGCCTCGGTGCCTCCTCTATTTCTTTGAATCTCTGTGTTCCTCCGCCCGCCCTCTGGGCTGGGGCTCCGGTCGGGTGCGGCGGCTACGGATGCTGGACGCCCGCCGCCGTCGATTGGGGAGTTGGAAAGGGGTCTGTTTCTGGAATTGATTCCGACGGTGCTTCGTCGCGTCTTCTCCGTGTGCCGGAGACGGGTGGCCAACTGGGAGCGGCTGACAAGGGGGAGGTGTATGCTAGGCCAGGCGGCGGCTATAGCCCGCCCGCCCGTGAAGAATGGTTCAGGTTGTTGCTGGAATGGAGCGCGCCGTTGGGGACCGGCCGCTGCTGCACCTTGACTTCCGCCCCTCGTGAGCTGTGGCGACGGCTGTTTCGCCGGTGGTTCGCCGGCCAGGTGCGACCCGTCAACGTAAAGGATACAATATCTTCTTGCTGGAGATCAATGCTTCCGTTGTCTGGGATTTATTATGCGTCGACAGACGCTTCAAAGCCAAGTACTCCGGCCGGTGAATGATCAACACAAGTAGAGGGTCGACACGCCGCCTAGAAAAAGCCAAGACAATATAAAATACCATATACTCCCTCCGCCCCAAAATAAACGTCTCAATTTTATACTAACCTtaatacaaagttgagacacttatacTGTGTGACTGAGCGGGAATAAATTTATATATAATCGAAAGTGTTGAAAATACGTCAACCCGGTCAACCTACTGGTTTTGACAGATTTATACAACACGCTTTGCTTTTCAACAACACGGTAGTTGCTTTTGAAGAGAGTATTCATCTCAACGAGTCCCTTCGGGATTTAGTTTAAAAGGTCTCATGACGATAGTAAACATGTAAATGCAAGGAAACATCATGTGGGGTCCTGCTTTTTTTTCGAAAAGAAAGTCTCAATTTATTAGTTTGTGCTACAAAAGCATGTTCATACTAGAGACTTGCTTTTCATGGTAGAAAGTTGCTTTTCAACAAGACTTGTTGGAACATGCTCATGTGGGATCTGGTGTTGAGGATCTCAATATCTCATTGGAAGGAACACATCGGTGAGAATGGATTTTGATTTGGATGCTCTATATATAAACAATGTGTTTTTAAGGTGTACTCCCATCCGTTGCTAAATATAAgcatttttagagattccaatacaaactatatacgaagcaaaataaatgaatctacactctaaaatgcgtCTATATACTATACGGGTCAGTTTGGATTGCTTCCACGGGTCGACGCACCTGGCCTGGCATGTGCCTGAAATCTGCCTGATGGTTGTTTGGCTGATGCCTAACAAAAAAAAGGTGCCTGGCATGGCCTTCCCATTAGCCTGATCTAGTTAAAAAATACCAATAAAATATAGTATCTAGCTCAGGCAGGCTGATCAACCAAAGCCGAGGCAAGAAAGGACGGATCAGCCACAAAAATGGGAAGCACCTGAAGATGGATGGGTTAAGATCAATTCTGATGGTGCGGTTAATAAAGGAGAGAGTAAGGCTggtggtggagcggtgcttcggGACCATAATGGGGCATTTCTGGCCGGAGTGTGCCATCATTTTCCACACATTGTGGAGCCTGAAGCAGCGGAGATTTTGGCTTGCAAAAGAGCTTTGCAGGTAGCTGAGGAGATCAATGTACAGAATGTCCATTTGGAGTTGGACTGTTTGCCGGTGGTGCAAATGATCAACCAGAAGGGCATCAATTATTCGGGAGCTGGACCATGGATTCAGGAAATCAAACAGGTGCTGGCGTTGAAGAATGACTACAAAGTGACGTGGGTGAAACGCACCGGTAATGTTGCCGCGCATAAATTAGCAAAAGTAGGGGTAGGTGATGAATTGTGTAAGGTTTGGTTGGGGGTTCCCCCAGACTGCATTTTGGATGTAATTTCGGATGACATTCCGAGCTACACTTAATTAAATAAAAGAGGCAACCtttcccctcaaaaaaaaaaactcaGGCAGGCTGATCAGCCTCGCCCAGGCGTccctttctccatgcttggttgTGCTGCCTGGACCAAATcatgatactccctccattccacaatgtagtgctTCCTCTATCTCCGTGCTTCAACTTTGACCGTAAATTTAACTACCAAGACCGATTACGGcgggagcaaaaattatatcagTGAATTCGTATTCGAAATAAGTTTTTAATTATGTAATTTTTTCAcccgccgcagtcggtctcgttcgttaaatttatggtcaaagttcgacctcgggaagcgcgggcgcactatattttggaatggagggagtattagcTTGTCAGCGTCTGGCACATATTCCTAGGTAAAACTTTCCCCAGGCCAAGTTCACGAACCAAACACCAGTAGAATCTAGCAGTTTCCCAGCCTATTTTCAGGCTTCGCTTCGTCCCAGGCATAGTGCCCAGGGCATGAACCAAACTAGCCATACATCCTTATGTAACCCATATTGAAATCTTTAAAAGATCTTATATTTAGTCTAGGGGGTGGAGGCGCGGCGGCATGCCGCGCCAGCCGAGAAGCCCGTGTGTGTGACTTTGTTGCTTGTTTTGCATGAGAAAAAAAGACATGGTGGCTTTAAAAGGAGCTGGTGGAGCGATACCTTTTGTTTTCCTAACTGATTCATGCAAGTCATTGCATTTTTTGTGTGGTACATACAGGTCCTTGTTACCATTTTGGCTCTTTTTTTGGTATGTCTAGCTTATTGTCGTGTGTTTCGGTTTTGGCCGACTTGGTGGTCGCGATGTTGCTACTACTGTGACAGGTTTGCCTCCCATGCTAGATCGAGAAATTATATATGGACACTGGTGGGAGGAAATCAGGAGAGAGAAGGGTGCCGCCTGCAGGGACTGGGAAGGGGACCGCTAGCTTCATCAATGCCGTATGCCTTTTGCAATATTTTTATTAGGAGATATTTTAACATGTGAGCTACATTAAAAAAGACAAAATTAACACTATTATGTGTTTTGaacaccacatgtggtcataatGTTTAATAAAGACTCGTAGTTGTACTTAGTACGAACTAAACATGGCTTAGACGGTTAACTTtcattctttttttatttggttAGGTACTTACATTAGATTTGTTCATGAAATCAGTCTCGATGAGGCAGGATGTGTGTGTGTTCATAGGCGTGAGTATGTGTTCTGTGCATTTGCGTCCATAGTGCGTTTGTAAAAAAAACTTTATATCTTCCATGATTTACATTTTTTCAAGTATTTGCATGAATCGTGAGTAATGTGAATAACTCTCGCCCTATCAAAATTGTACAACATGAGAACTCTTGAAAAACTACCTGATGGAAAGTGACACGGAATCGTAGCCAACCACGCATCTCAAGGAGGCGGAAGTTGGGTGGACCTAGCCTTGCCGCACGAGGAGGTGGCGCTCGCCGCACGCCAGATTTGGAGAGCGGGGCGCCGAAGAAGGAGCCACGTCCTCGATCGGAGCCTGGGGTGCATCTCGCCATCATAGGGTTTCAATTCAATGAATCAACCGGCCTTCGGATTCCCACCATGGATTCACCACCGCCCCAGCTTAGCATGGAGTCTAAGACAGGATGGAGTCTTAGACAGCTAGATGTACAGAATGCGTTTCttcatggtgttctggaagaggaaGCGTTCATGCGACAACCTTCTGGGTTTGAGGACAGAAACAAATCTTTTCATGTGTGCAAACTTGATGAGGCCTTGTATGGACTGAAGCAAGCTCCTAGGGGCATGGTACTCCAGATTAAGCTCAAAACTTCAAACACTTGGGTTTGCTCCTTCTAAGTATGACACCTCATTGTTCATTTACAATAAGTCAAATATCTCTATATTTGTGCTTATCTATGTCGATGATATCATTGTTTCAAGTTCATCAAATGAGGTTGTTACATGACTGCTAAAAGATTTGAATTCTGAGTTTGCTCTtaaggatcttggagacttgcATTATTTTCTTGGCATTGAAGTAAAGAAAAATGAAGATAGTCTTCAtttatctcaagagaaatatgcAACTGATCTTGTAGCCAGAGCAGGATTGCACGGTTGTAAGCCAGCATCAACACCGTTGTCTAGTACAGAAAAATTGTCCTTCTCAGAAGAAGAACTCTTGAATCAAGAGGACAGCACCAGGTACAGAGGTATGGTTGGTGCACTACAATACTTAACTCTGGCTAGGCCTGACATTTCTTTTGCTGTCAATAAAGTATGTCATTTATGCACCTACTATAGTACATCTGACAGCTGCAAAACGCATACTTAGATATGTTAAAGATACCTTGAGCATCGGACTAACATTCAGCAAGTCATCATCAACTCTTGTCAGTGCATTCTCTGATTCTGACTGGGCAGGTTGTCTGGATGATAGATGCTCAACAGATGGTTTTGCAGTCTTCTTTGGTCCTAATCTAATCTCTTGATGCAAAGAAACAAGCTACTGTGTCCAGGTCTAGCACAGAAGCAGAATATAGAGCATTAGCTAATGCTACAACAGAAATCATTTGGGTTCAATCCTTGTTGAAAGAGCTTGGCATACGTTGCAAGCAAGCTCCATGTCTATGGTGTGACAATCTTGGTGCCACATACCTTTCTGCTAATCCAGTTTTTTCATGCAAGGAACAAACACATcgaa is drawn from Aegilops tauschii subsp. strangulata cultivar AL8/78 chromosome 1, Aet v6.0, whole genome shotgun sequence and contains these coding sequences:
- the LOC109771433 gene encoding lipid phosphate phosphatase 2, with protein sequence MPPPGPGAAAAPIQLGVPPPYLRTHGAKMARRHMYDWIVLLLLAAIEVVLNLITPFHRFVAEFMMDDLRYPMKPNTIPVWAVPIYAVILPMLIFAAIYVKKKNAYDLHHAILGLLFSVLITGVLTDAIKDGVGRPRPNFYYRCFPDGVPNYKAVTRQVICHGDAKVIKEGHKSFPSGHTSWSFAGLGFLSWYLAGKIRVFDRGGHIAKLCIVILPLLFAAMVGVSRVADYWHHWQDVFAGGILGLVVASFCYLQFFPHPASKHGLWPHAFRHHNPNPETENQGTTDTHQSVPPHDLSMVQYVASMEMRTNGRALDNMEAGSGRAW